In Bacillus sp. FJAT-45037, the following are encoded in one genomic region:
- a CDS encoding Cof-type HAD-IIB family hydrolase, producing the protein MTNRHLIALDLDGTLLTDKKTISERSKQVIHKARQAGHIVVISTGRPYRASMQYYRELQLDTAIVNFNGAFVHHPHDRSFGTHHSPLDLPTAKNVIETCEAFDVSNIMVEVIDDYYLQYYDEVFVDTFTAGTNPVDYGNLLHILKDDPTAILIHPNETNEEQLRNLIKDAHAEAIDQRSWGAPFNVIEIVKAGMNKAVGLKKVSDFYDIPRERIIAFGDEDNDLEMIEYAGKGIAMGNGIKELKQLANFTTKTNEEDGIALYLEEALNL; encoded by the coding sequence AGGTGATACATAAAGCAAGGCAAGCTGGACACATTGTTGTTATCTCAACAGGACGACCGTATCGGGCAAGTATGCAATATTACCGTGAGCTCCAACTTGATACTGCGATCGTCAATTTTAATGGGGCATTTGTTCATCATCCCCACGATCGAAGCTTTGGTACACATCACTCTCCGCTTGACCTGCCTACTGCTAAGAATGTGATCGAAACATGTGAAGCATTTGATGTAAGCAATATTATGGTCGAAGTGATTGATGATTATTACTTGCAATATTATGATGAAGTCTTTGTTGATACATTTACAGCAGGGACGAATCCAGTTGATTACGGGAACCTTCTCCATATCTTAAAAGATGATCCAACAGCGATTCTCATTCATCCAAACGAAACAAATGAAGAACAATTACGCAACCTCATAAAAGATGCCCATGCAGAAGCGATTGATCAACGTTCATGGGGTGCACCTTTTAATGTGATCGAAATCGTTAAGGCGGGAATGAATAAAGCGGTCGGTTTAAAGAAAGTTTCAGACTTCTATGACATTCCACGCGAGCGTATTATTGCGTTCGGTGACGAGGATAACGACCTAGAGATGATTGAGTATGCAGGGAAAGGAATCGCGATGGGCAATGGCATTAAAGAGTTAAAGCAATTAGCCAATTTCACAACAAAAACAAATGAAGAAGATGGGATTGCCCTCTACTTAGAAGAAGCGTTAAATCTTTAG
- a CDS encoding sensor histidine kinase, with protein MWELMLVMLERLGIIVTVAFLITRFRFVRNIIEQKNVSTVQRVNFMLMFGIFGIIGTYTGLTIHAESGLYSRWTVSLGEGEAIANARVIGIVIAGLLGGWKVGVGAGFIAGVHRYTLGGFSAFACGVSTVLAGIIAGYFFKRFRHRRIVSWQTALFVGMLAESVQMLIILLIAQPFSTAWSLVAEIGLPMIVANGIGAAIFILIIRNVISVEERMGRLQAERSFRLANQTLKHMRKGLSKDSAQATCSILYREIDVAAVSITNHTSVLAYVGDGEDMPSSRLIKTPATKDVLKTGELMLASAADMTGLSQSETLRAAIIAPLIQQNKPSGTLKLYFHSEKERTPTTIELAKGLAELLSEQLELAHVDDQLELAKQAEIQALQAQVNPHFLFNALNTIVSLIRTDPNKARKLLISLSRFFRQNLTGSQQTEATIKEELDHVKAYLQIEEARFSDRLQVEFDVEPQAEAFLVPPMTLQPLVENAMKHGLKDKVGQSWLRIGVTGDHQRIQLQISDNGVGMNDYRQRELFKQPVKSEVGTGIGLFNLNRRLEMMYQDEFNLRVDSVPGEGTTFTLCINALTEREEEG; from the coding sequence ATGTGGGAGTTAATGCTTGTCATGCTTGAGCGACTCGGAATTATTGTGACAGTAGCCTTTTTGATCACGCGCTTTCGTTTTGTTCGGAATATCATTGAACAAAAAAACGTGTCAACGGTTCAACGAGTAAATTTCATGCTGATGTTTGGGATTTTTGGCATCATTGGTACATACACAGGACTCACTATTCACGCGGAGTCTGGCCTATATAGTAGATGGACGGTCTCACTCGGAGAAGGTGAGGCGATTGCTAACGCGAGAGTGATTGGTATTGTCATAGCAGGGCTATTAGGTGGATGGAAAGTAGGAGTGGGGGCAGGGTTTATCGCTGGAGTCCACCGTTATACATTGGGAGGGTTCTCGGCTTTTGCTTGTGGTGTTTCTACTGTATTAGCGGGAATAATTGCTGGCTATTTCTTTAAACGTTTTCGTCATCGACGCATCGTATCTTGGCAAACCGCTTTATTCGTAGGAATGTTAGCTGAGTCGGTGCAAATGCTCATCATCTTACTCATTGCTCAACCTTTTTCTACGGCTTGGTCACTCGTAGCAGAGATTGGTCTACCAATGATTGTAGCTAACGGCATAGGAGCAGCTATTTTCATCTTAATTATTCGCAATGTTATCAGTGTAGAGGAGAGAATGGGGCGTCTTCAAGCAGAGCGATCCTTCCGATTAGCCAATCAAACATTGAAGCATATGAGAAAAGGGTTATCAAAAGATTCAGCTCAGGCCACTTGTTCAATTTTGTATCGAGAAATTGATGTTGCAGCTGTATCGATTACAAACCATACATCTGTCCTAGCGTATGTCGGAGATGGAGAAGACATGCCTTCGAGTCGATTGATAAAAACACCAGCAACAAAAGATGTGCTAAAGACGGGGGAGCTCATGCTTGCGAGTGCGGCTGACATGACAGGTCTAAGCCAATCTGAAACTTTACGCGCAGCAATTATTGCCCCTTTGATTCAACAAAACAAGCCAAGTGGAACATTAAAACTTTACTTTCACTCAGAGAAAGAACGGACACCAACCACGATCGAACTAGCTAAAGGTTTAGCAGAGTTATTAAGTGAACAACTCGAGCTTGCTCATGTAGATGATCAACTGGAATTAGCGAAGCAAGCGGAAATTCAAGCATTGCAAGCCCAAGTGAATCCTCACTTTCTATTTAATGCACTTAACACCATTGTGTCACTTATTCGTACGGACCCGAATAAAGCACGTAAGTTGTTAATTTCATTATCTCGTTTTTTTAGACAAAATTTAACTGGTAGTCAACAAACAGAAGCAACGATTAAAGAAGAGTTGGACCATGTTAAAGCTTATTTGCAAATTGAGGAAGCAAGATTTAGTGATCGTCTCCAAGTAGAGTTTGATGTTGAACCACAAGCAGAGGCTTTTCTCGTGCCACCGATGACGCTTCAACCTCTTGTTGAAAATGCGATGAAACATGGATTAAAAGATAAAGTAGGTCAAAGTTGGTTAAGGATCGGAGTAACAGGAGATCATCAACGGATTCAATTGCAGATCTCTGATAATGGGGTTGGGATGAATGATTATCGTCAGAGAGAATTATTTAAACAACCTGTGAAATCAGAAGTAGGGACTGGAATTGGATTGTTTAATTTAAACAGAAGGCTAGAAATGATGTATCAAGATGAATTCAATCTTAGGGTAGATAGTGTGCCTGGTGAAGGGACAACGTTTACCTTATGCATAAACGCTTTAACAGAAAGAGAGGAAGAGGGATGA
- a CDS encoding carbon starvation CstA family protein: MITFAISIVLLIIGYFTYGKFVERVFGVKPDRPTPAYSEQDGVDYVPMGTKRNSLIQLLNIAGVGPIFGPIMGALYGPVAFLWIVLGAIFAGAVHDYLTGMISIRNKGAHLPELAGKFLGKAMKHIVNAFSVLLLLLVGTVFVSAPASLIDSLAPGWVTLGMIIAAIFIYYVIATMLPIDKVIGRVYPLLGALLVISALGIGGSLIVTGAPIPELTFTNMHPEGLMIFPLLFLTISCGALSGFHATQSPIISRTTMREKNGRSIFYGMMITEAVIAMIWAAAAMSLFHGTDLSALLAAGGPGAVVTEVSITMLGAIGGTLAIIGVIILPITSGDTAFRSARMIVADYFKIGQKKIRNRFFIALPMFAISMYLTTINFDILWRYFSWANQSTAMIALWVGAMYLILAHKLHWIASIPAAFMTMVTFTYIANAQIGFGLPMNVSYAVAALGTAVVITLFTIKAKKQLRSNIAIDERLEDDRSAA; encoded by the coding sequence ATGATAACGTTTGCAATATCAATCGTTTTATTAATTATTGGTTATTTCACATATGGAAAATTTGTTGAGAGAGTGTTTGGCGTCAAACCAGATCGACCGACTCCTGCCTATTCCGAACAAGATGGTGTCGATTATGTACCGATGGGAACAAAGCGTAATTCTTTGATTCAGTTATTAAACATTGCTGGAGTTGGTCCGATTTTCGGTCCAATCATGGGGGCTCTTTACGGTCCTGTTGCCTTCTTATGGATTGTACTAGGGGCAATATTCGCTGGGGCAGTTCATGACTACCTTACGGGTATGATCTCCATTCGTAATAAGGGCGCGCATCTTCCAGAACTTGCAGGTAAGTTTTTAGGAAAAGCGATGAAGCATATCGTTAATGCGTTTTCGGTCTTACTTCTATTACTCGTTGGAACAGTTTTTGTAAGTGCACCTGCTTCATTAATTGATAGTTTAGCACCTGGATGGGTAACATTAGGCATGATAATTGCTGCTATCTTTATCTATTATGTTATTGCTACAATGCTACCAATTGATAAGGTGATTGGGCGTGTCTATCCGTTATTAGGGGCTCTACTAGTCATTAGTGCACTAGGTATTGGTGGAAGTTTAATCGTTACAGGGGCACCTATTCCTGAATTAACATTTACGAATATGCATCCAGAAGGATTAATGATCTTTCCGTTATTATTCTTGACCATTTCTTGTGGAGCCTTATCAGGTTTCCATGCTACACAATCACCAATCATTTCACGTACAACGATGCGTGAGAAAAACGGACGTAGTATCTTTTATGGCATGATGATTACAGAAGCCGTTATCGCGATGATTTGGGCGGCAGCAGCAATGAGTTTATTCCACGGAACAGACTTAAGTGCATTACTTGCAGCTGGTGGTCCGGGTGCGGTTGTTACAGAGGTTTCGATTACAATGCTTGGAGCAATTGGGGGAACACTAGCGATTATCGGAGTCATTATTTTACCGATCACATCAGGTGATACAGCTTTCCGGAGTGCACGAATGATTGTTGCTGATTACTTCAAAATTGGTCAAAAGAAAATTAGGAATCGATTCTTTATTGCTTTACCTATGTTTGCGATCTCTATGTATTTAACAACAATAAACTTTGATATTTTGTGGCGTTACTTCTCATGGGCAAATCAATCGACAGCTATGATTGCTTTATGGGTGGGGGCAATGTATCTCATCTTAGCTCATAAGCTACATTGGATTGCGAGTATTCCAGCAGCGTTTATGACGATGGTGACATTCACTTATATTGCCAATGCACAGATTGGCTTTGGATTACCAATGAATGTTTCTTATGCGGTAGCCGCTTTAGGAACAGCGGTTGTTATTACGTTGTTTACGATTAAAGCCAAAAAGCAACTCAGGTCTAACATTGCAATTGATGAAAGACTAGAGGATGATCGTTCGGCAGCATAA
- a CDS encoding LytR/AlgR family response regulator transcription factor — MRKIRTVIIDDELHSRDELCHLLKQHEDVEVIAMCEEAQSGLMAIINHEPDLLFLDIDMPQTNGLELAKSLMKIKNKPKVVFATAHAHYAAKAFRVEAMDYLLKPFDEDELSETLKRYREQVLKQFQHKQSVVTSKERLTRLAVDDEERIRYLDPRSILYLSKEERETVIRTREQMYRVRTPLKELKQKLEGYPFLQTHKSYIVNLAEIEGLVPWFNGAYQIKMKGIKDEVPASRTYVKALREKLEL, encoded by the coding sequence ATGAGAAAAATAAGAACGGTGATTATTGATGATGAGTTACATAGTCGTGATGAGCTGTGTCATCTCTTGAAGCAACATGAAGATGTTGAGGTCATTGCTATGTGTGAAGAAGCACAATCAGGATTAATGGCTATCATTAATCATGAGCCGGATCTACTCTTTTTAGATATCGATATGCCACAAACGAATGGACTTGAATTAGCGAAATCATTAATGAAGATTAAGAACAAACCAAAAGTGGTTTTTGCTACGGCTCATGCGCACTATGCAGCAAAAGCTTTTCGAGTAGAGGCGATGGATTATTTGTTAAAGCCTTTTGACGAGGACGAATTAAGTGAGACGCTGAAACGATACCGAGAACAAGTGCTAAAGCAATTTCAACACAAGCAGTCCGTGGTGACAAGCAAAGAAAGACTAACGCGCTTAGCAGTGGATGATGAAGAAAGAATCCGATATTTAGATCCTAGAAGTATTCTTTATTTATCAAAAGAGGAGCGGGAAACGGTTATTCGCACACGAGAGCAAATGTATCGAGTTCGAACGCCCTTAAAAGAATTAAAACAAAAGTTAGAAGGCTATCCTTTTTTACAAACGCATAAAAGTTATATTGTAAATCTAGCTGAGATAGAAGGGCTTGTTCCGTGGTTTAATGGGGCGTATCAAATAAAAATGAAAGGAATAAAGGATGAGGTTCCTGCAAGTCGAACTTATGTCAAAGCATTGAGGGAAAAATTAGAATTATAA
- a CDS encoding helix-turn-helix domain-containing protein, which translates to MEKEQISKLIGGRLKSIRTKHGYSLDQLSKQTGVSKPMLGQIERGESNPTVGTLWKIAKGLNVSFTSFLEEEQAGVTVVKRQEIEPLTGHDESFRVYPLFPKPLDKPFEIFSFSLEPGTSNQSEGHQVGVEEYLIVEDGVLELFVGEKRYELNKGQAIHFQADEVHHYKNLSNEQKCLVTMFIYYQTK; encoded by the coding sequence ATGGAGAAAGAACAAATATCAAAGTTAATCGGAGGGCGTTTGAAATCAATCCGTACAAAGCATGGGTATAGTCTTGATCAGTTATCAAAGCAAACAGGTGTCAGTAAGCCGATGTTAGGTCAGATCGAACGAGGAGAGTCGAATCCAACAGTAGGAACCTTATGGAAGATTGCTAAGGGATTGAATGTTTCTTTTACCTCGTTTTTAGAAGAGGAACAAGCAGGCGTCACCGTTGTAAAACGACAAGAAATAGAGCCTTTAACAGGTCATGACGAAAGTTTTCGCGTATATCCGTTGTTTCCTAAGCCGCTCGACAAACCGTTTGAAATTTTCTCTTTTTCTCTAGAGCCAGGCACATCTAATCAATCAGAAGGTCATCAAGTAGGTGTGGAGGAATATTTAATTGTCGAAGATGGAGTGCTAGAATTATTTGTAGGAGAAAAAAGGTATGAGTTAAACAAAGGACAAGCCATTCATTTCCAAGCAGATGAAGTTCACCATTATAAAAATCTCAGCAATGAACAAAAATGCCTTGTCACGATGTTTATTTATTATCAAACAAAGTAA
- a CDS encoding GNAT family N-acetyltransferase — translation MVKVFEISKDADEVLQHRIADLLMGQMESVWAPNPYEQLLSSIKLALKEGSQAHIFVAEKDETLVGAAFFNVGISIDKGGHYIWLNDLFVHKEHRNQGIAKKLLLQIIYWAENEKIKGIELETGINNEATKALYNSLGFYDIVSKRYGFRF, via the coding sequence ATGGTCAAGGTTTTTGAAATTTCAAAAGATGCAGATGAAGTATTACAACATCGTATTGCCGATTTACTAATGGGACAAATGGAATCAGTATGGGCTCCTAACCCTTATGAGCAATTACTTTCTTCTATTAAACTCGCTTTAAAGGAAGGTTCACAAGCTCATATATTTGTTGCCGAAAAAGATGAAACATTAGTTGGTGCCGCCTTTTTTAATGTGGGCATTAGCATAGACAAAGGTGGTCATTACATTTGGCTGAATGACTTGTTTGTTCATAAAGAGCATCGCAATCAAGGGATTGCTAAAAAACTTCTACTTCAAATTATTTATTGGGCAGAGAATGAGAAAATAAAAGGGATAGAGCTTGAAACCGGTATTAATAATGAAGCAACAAAAGCCTTGTACAATTCGTTAGGTTTTTATGATATTGTCTCAAAACGATATGGCTTTAGATTCTAA
- a CDS encoding AzlC family ABC transporter permease, with protein MATTILTHQKSEFSRGLMAGTSIAIGYLPAALTFGLLAKGTGLSFFEAMAMSMFVFAGAAQYMALNLLAIGTGAFEIIFTTFIVNIRHLLMSASVNERVEEAPPFIKAIYSFGLTDEVFAVSSTQEGTVRTGFIFGVALMAYTSWVINTGAGYLVGSLLPASLQASMAIALYAMFIALLIPSVKKERKIFYLAATAAMLNGVFSLVMPSGWSIVLATLMASIAIEYIPKKGG; from the coding sequence ATGGCGACAACTATACTCACTCATCAAAAATCTGAATTTTCTCGTGGCCTTATGGCAGGTACAAGTATCGCTATAGGCTATCTCCCCGCTGCATTAACCTTTGGCTTGCTAGCAAAAGGAACAGGACTTAGCTTTTTTGAAGCGATGGCGATGAGTATGTTTGTTTTTGCTGGCGCGGCTCAATATATGGCTTTAAATTTGCTTGCCATTGGAACTGGCGCCTTTGAAATTATCTTTACTACCTTTATTGTGAACATTCGTCACCTACTTATGAGCGCGTCTGTAAACGAACGCGTCGAAGAAGCCCCTCCTTTCATTAAAGCCATTTACTCTTTTGGCTTAACAGATGAAGTATTTGCTGTCTCCTCCACCCAAGAAGGCACCGTTCGAACCGGATTTATTTTCGGTGTAGCGTTGATGGCATATACTAGTTGGGTGATTAACACAGGTGCTGGATACCTCGTCGGCTCTCTATTACCTGCTTCTCTTCAAGCAAGTATGGCGATTGCGTTGTATGCAATGTTTATCGCATTACTTATTCCGTCTGTCAAAAAAGAGCGGAAAATCTTTTACTTAGCAGCAACTGCCGCCATGTTAAACGGTGTATTCTCGCTTGTTATGCCAAGTGGATGGTCCATTGTCCTTGCGACGTTAATGGCTTCTATAGCTATTGAATACATACCAAAAAAAGGAGGTTAG
- a CDS encoding DUF3813 domain-containing protein — protein sequence MGNMHYQQAREAVARAELLAMAAETDIQREAVQREIGRAKNALNSAFHQSTPAEQEQLGEMQSQLHNITSMGQFE from the coding sequence ATGGGTAATATGCATTATCAACAAGCTCGTGAGGCAGTAGCTCGTGCTGAACTTCTAGCTATGGCTGCTGAAACTGATATTCAACGTGAAGCTGTTCAAAGAGAAATTGGCCGTGCAAAAAACGCACTAAATTCAGCTTTTCACCAATCTACACCTGCTGAACAAGAGCAACTTGGCGAGATGCAATCCCAATTGCACAACATTACATCTATGGGACAGTTTGAATAG
- a CDS encoding AzlD domain-containing protein — protein sequence MSLTMALIIAGMAIVTYIPRMLPLTFMDTLNIPTWLQAILRNVPYAALGALIFPGILTAHENIWFSLIGAITAILVAYLGANLIVVVLSSISIIMVLTLLM from the coding sequence ATGTCACTTACTATGGCCTTAATCATTGCTGGTATGGCCATTGTCACCTATATACCGAGAATGCTCCCTCTTACGTTTATGGATACACTCAATATTCCTACTTGGCTACAGGCCATTCTTCGTAATGTCCCCTATGCTGCTCTTGGGGCGTTAATTTTCCCAGGAATATTAACGGCACATGAAAATATTTGGTTTAGTCTCATTGGTGCAATCACTGCTATTCTCGTAGCTTATTTAGGAGCAAACCTAATTGTGGTCGTACTTAGCAGCATTAGCATTATCATGGTTTTAACACTTTTAATGTAA